The genome window TCGAAGGTCACCCCGCGTAACCTGGACGAGCCTCTGACGCGGATCGAACCGTAGGGTTCGGCCGCCCGGACTCCAGTCGGGTCGGGCTGAACGGTCACCCCCGCCCCCATGGCCAGCAGGACGTCAATGAAAGCCGTGCGGGTGGGGTTCAGCCCAACCCCCTCGACGGTGACGTCCGAACCGTCGACGACGGCCGCCGCGGCCAAGAAGAAAGCGGCCGACGAGGGATCCCCCGGGACACGGACATCGGCCGGCCGGAGGACCTGTCCACCCCGGACGATCAGGGCGACGCCGGACGTCATCTCCCGGCGTTCGACTTCCCCGCCAAAGGCAGCCAGCAGGCGCTCGGTATGATCACGGGTGGCCCGCGGCTCGGTGATCGTCGAGGTCCCGGCGGCCCCCAGGGCGGCCAGGATGAGGGCCGTCTTGACCTGGGCCGAGGCGACCGGAAGGGCCCAATCGACGGCCTTCAAGGCGGCCCCGTCGATGCTCAGGGGCAGAGCCGAGCCGCCCAGTCGCCCGCTGACCCTGGCCCCCATGGCCCGCAATGGCTCGGCCACCCGGGCCATCGGCCGAGCCTGCAGCGACCTGTCGCCGGTGATCACCGTGTGGAACGGTCGGGAGGCCACCAGGCCGGCCAGGAGCCGCGTGGTCGTGCCAGAGTTGCCGGCATCGATGATGTCTTCCGGCTCGGACAGGCCGGCCCACCCCGGAGAGTCGGCGGTGACCAGCGGCCCAAGCGGCGACAACTCGACGCCGAGCCGCACCATGGCGGCGGCCGTCGAACGGACATCGGCCCCGTCGCCGAGGCCCCGGATGACTGTCCGCCCCTTGGCCATGGCGGCCATGAACAAGGCCCGGTGACTGATGGACTTGTCCCCCGGCACGCTGAGTCGGCCGACCAGCGGTCCGGCCGGCGATACGCTGACCGTCGAGCCCACCGTCCTCACCCCTTCCCCGCCGGCGCCCCGCCCGCCGCCCCGGCCCAACGTCGCCGAAAGGCGGCCGCTCCGGCGACTTCGGCCGGCACCCCGGAATCCGTGGAGCCCGCCCCGAGTGACGAGATCAGTTCGTCCATGCGTTGCTTCAAGGACTCCCAGGCGCGGGCGCATTCCTCGGCGTTGCCGGCGCACATTCCGAAACCCATCTCCGGCGGGCCGGCGGCCACTCTCGTGGCGTCGCGGAGGGCGCCCGCCGCCAGGTCGAGCAGGCCCGGCTCTTGTGCCTCCAGGCACAGACTCACCGCCAACAAGTAAGGCAGGTGGCTGACCACGCCCACCGCCCGGTCGTGGTCGGCCGCGCCCATCATCAGGGGGCGCGCTCCGATGGCCCGGGCCAACCCCTCGACGGCGGCCACCGCCTTGCGCCGGGCCGCCCGGCCCTCTTCCTTGCTCTCCAGTTCATCCGCCCCCCGCCCCGCCGGTTCCCCGATGATCGCGTAGGGGGCCCCGCGGAACAGCCCGGGGTCGGCCGCGGCCAGCCCGGAGCGTTCCGAGCCGGCCATCGGATGCCCGCCGACGAAGGTGACCCCCGGCCCGAGTCGGCCGGCCAGACCGGCAACGACCCGGCCCTTGAACCCGGCGACGTCGGTCAGGACGGTCCCCGCACGGCAGGCTGGGGCGGCCGCCAGGCAGACCTCGACGACCGTGAGGGGAGGCGTGGCCACGACCACGAGCTGCGCGCCGTCCGCGGCCTCGGCCGGTGAATCGGCGGCGGCATCGACGGCCCCGAGGCGGGCGGCTTCACCGGCGACCCCAGGGGCGGCGTCGAAGCCGGTCACCGAATAGGCCCCCGAGAGCCTGGCGGCCCAGGCCAGAGAACCGCCGATGAGGCCGAGGCCGATGACCGCTAGGCGGGTGGCCATCAGACGCTCCTCCCCACCGCCTCGGCCAGCGGCCGCAAGCCGGCGACGAGCTCCCCGAAGGCTTCGGGGACGAGTGACTGCGGCCCGTCCGAGAGGGCTTCCGCCGGGTTGTGATGGACCTCGACGATCAGCCCGTCGGCTCCGGCGGCCACGGCGGCCTTGCTCATCCTGGCGACCAGATCCGCCCGGCCGGTACCGTGGCTCGGGTCGGCGATCACCGGCAGGTGGGTCAGGCTCTTGGCCAGGGCCACCGCGCTCAGGTCGAGCGTGTTCCGGGTGTAACCCTCGAAGGTCCGGATGCCCCGCTCGCAGAGGACCACCTGCTCGTTGCCATTGCTGAGGATGTACTCGGCGGCCATCAGCCATTCTTCGATTGAGGCGGCCGGGCCGCGTTTCAAGAGGACCGGCTTCGGGCTCCGGCCCAATTCGTTGAGGAGGGCGTAGTTCTGCATGTTCCGAGCCCCGACCTGAAGCACGTCGGCCACTTCGGCGACGGCCTCGATGTCCTCGGGCCGCATGACTTCAGTGACCACCGGCAACCCGGTCTGCCGCTTGGCGAGGGCCAGGATGCGCAGGCCTTCCTGGCCCAGACCCTGGAACGAGTAGGGCGAGGTCCGCGGCTTGAAGGCTCCCCCCCGGAGCATGCTCGCCCCGCGCTCTTTGACCGCCCCGGCCACGGCCAGGTAACCCTCCTCGGATTCGACCGCGCAGGGGCCGGCCGGCCATGATCGCCAGCCGCTGGCCGCCGATGGCCACCCCACCGACGGTGACGACCGTCTGGTCGGGGTGGAAGGCCCGGCTGGCCATCTTGAACGGATGGCCCACCCGGAGGACCTGCTCCACCCCTGGCATGGCTTCGATGGCGGCGACATCGACGCGACGGACGTCGCCGATGAGCCCGATGATCGTCCGCTCGTCCCCGACCACCGGATGTTCGCGCAAACCCAGCCGCTGGACCCTTTCCCGCAGCCGATCGACCTCGGCCTGGGCGGCTCCCGGTTTCATCACCACGATCATCGAATCGTCTCCTCCTTCTCCGGAGGCTTCTCCGGAGGCTTCTCCGGGCAATCGTCCGTTAGATCCCCCTGCCGACCGCTTCGGCCAGTGGCCGGAGTCCGGCGACCAGCTCCCCGAAGGCTTCAGGGAGGAGCGACTGCGGCCCGTCGGAAAGGGCTTCGGTCGGGTTGTGATGGACCTCGATGATCAGCCCGTCGGCCCCCGCGGCGACGGCCGCCCGGCTCATCTCGGGGACGAGGTCGGCCCGGCCGGTCCCGTGACTCGGGTCGGCGATCACCGGCAAGTGGGTCAGCCGCTTGGCCAGGGCGACCGCACTGAGGTCCAGGGTGTTTCGGGTGTAGCTCTCGAAGGTCCTGATCCCGCGTTCGCACAGGATGACGTCGGGATTGCCGTTGCTGAGGATATACTCGGCGGCCATCAACCATTCCTCAATGGAAGCGGCCGGACCGCGCTTGAGGAGGACGGGCTTCCGGCACCCGCCCAACTCGGACAGGAGGGCGTAGTTCTGCATGTTGCGCGCCCCGACCTGAAGGATGTCGGCCACGTCGGCCACGGTCGGGATGTCTTCCGGCCGCATGACCTCGGTGACGACCGGCAGGCCGGTCTCTTCCCGGGCCAGAGCCAGGATCCGCAGTCCTTCACGGCCCAGGCCCTGGAAGGAATAGGGCGACGTCCTCGGCTTGAAGGCCCCTCCCCGCAGCAGGGTGGCTCCGCGCTCTCTGACCGCCCTGGCCACGGTGAGGTAACCTTCCTCGGTCTCGACGGCGCACGGGCCGGCCATGATCGCCAGCCGCCGGCCGCCGATGGCCATCCCGTCCACGGTCACCACCGTCGGCTCGGGGTGGAAGGCCCGGCTCGCCAGCTTGAACGGGTGGCCCACCCGCAGGACCCGCTCCACCCCGGGCATGGCCTCGATGGCGGCGACATCGACCAGGCGGACATCCCCGATGAGCCCGATGATGGTTCGTTCATCACCAACCGACAGGTGCTCCCGAAGCCCGAGCTTCCTGACCCGTTCGAGGAGGCGGTCGACATCGGCCTGGGAGGCCTTGGGTCCCATGACCACGATCATCGGGACGCCCCGCTTCCGGCCAGGTCCGGCCTGAGCGCGGTCGCTTCTTCGAGGTAGACCGGCTTGGCCTGGAAATGGCCCCGGCAGATGAGAAGCAGCCGGAGACACCGGGGCAAACTCCCCCGCACGGGCATCTCAGCCAGGCACATCAAGGGAACGTCGTCCCAGCCTTCTGCTCTCCCCCGGAGGGCCGCCGCCGGGTAGGCCGCGTCGAGGTCGGGCGTGGCCGTGAAGATGGCCGCCACGATGTCGTTCGTTTCGAGGCGGTTCTCACGGAGGACCGTGGCGGCCAGCTTCCTGGCGGCCGAGGCGATGGCTTCAGCTTCGTTGGCCTCCACGGAGATGGCTCCGCGAACGGCCGTCGGACCTTGGTCCATG of Bacillota bacterium contains these proteins:
- the aroA gene encoding 3-phosphoshikimate 1-carboxyvinyltransferase, which produces MRTVGSTVSVSPAGPLVGRLSVPGDKSISHRALFMAAMAKGRTVIRGLGDGADVRSTAAAMVRLGVELSPLGPLVTADSPGWAGLSEPEDIIDAGNSGTTTRLLAGLVASRPFHTVITGDRSLQARPMARVAEPLRAMGARVSGRLGGSALPLSIDGAALKAVDWALPVASAQVKTALILAALGAAGTSTITEPRATRDHTERLLAAFGGEVERREMTSGVALIVRGGQVLRPADVRVPGDPSSAAFFLAAAAVVDGSDVTVEGVGLNPTRTAFIDVLLAMGAGVTVQPDPTGVRAAEPYGSIRVRGSSRLRGVTFDPSLIPQLIDEVPVLAVVAALAEGRTVVSGAAELRHKESDRIEGTARLVRLAGGRAEVTPDGLVIEGRGAVDGLEVFDCSGDHRLAMAAAVAAIGSNRRVTITGADAAGVSYPGFWADLASLGARVQTEPGEQRSEPGEQR
- a CDS encoding prephenate dehydrogenase/arogenate dehydrogenase family protein produces the protein MATRLAVIGLGLIGGSLAWAARLSGAYSVTGFDAAPGVAGEAARLGAVDAAADSPAEAADGAQLVVVATPPLTVVEVCLAAAPACRAGTVLTDVAGFKGRVVAGLAGRLGPGVTFVGGHPMAGSERSGLAAADPGLFRGAPYAIIGEPAGRGADELESKEEGRAARRKAVAAVEGLARAIGARPLMMGAADHDRAVGVVSHLPYLLAVSLCLEAQEPGLLDLAAGALRDATRVAAGPPEMGFGMCAGNAEECARAWESLKQRMDELISSLGAGSTDSGVPAEVAGAAAFRRRWAGAAGGAPAGKG
- the aroF gene encoding 3-deoxy-7-phosphoheptulonate synthase, coding for MIVVMGPKASQADVDRLLERVRKLGLREHLSVGDERTIIGLIGDVRLVDVAAIEAMPGVERVLRVGHPFKLASRAFHPEPTVVTVDGMAIGGRRLAIMAGPCAVETEEGYLTVARAVRERGATLLRGGAFKPRTSPYSFQGLGREGLRILALAREETGLPVVTEVMRPEDIPTVADVADILQVGARNMQNYALLSELGGCRKPVLLKRGPAASIEEWLMAAEYILSNGNPDVILCERGIRTFESYTRNTLDLSAVALAKRLTHLPVIADPSHGTGRADLVPEMSRAAVAAGADGLIIEVHHNPTEALSDGPQSLLPEAFGELVAGLRPLAEAVGRGI
- the aroH gene encoding chorismate mutase, which gives rise to MDQGPTAVRGAISVEANEAEAIASAARKLAATVLRENRLETNDIVAAIFTATPDLDAAYPAAALRGRAEGWDDVPLMCLAEMPVRGSLPRCLRLLLICRGHFQAKPVYLEEATALRPDLAGSGASR